One Drosophila subobscura isolate 14011-0131.10 chromosome dot, UCBerk_Dsub_1.0, whole genome shotgun sequence DNA segment encodes these proteins:
- the LOC117902903 gene encoding uncharacterized protein LOC117902903 → MTTIKRLLVRPPAGKYLCRAARWCGLGCCCCCCCCCWLLVGFSAVDLFLFYLFQIYLLVAASSMWIWMLLLLLLDAVWLLCRGCVVAKDWMLLLIAASVCRPLAGK, encoded by the exons ATGACCACCATCAAGCGGCTGCTGGTCCGGCCGCCCGCTGGTAA ATACCTGTGCAGGGCTGCTCGCTGGTGTGGACttggatgctgttgctgctgctgctgctgctgctggttgctggttg GTTTCTCCGCAGTTGATttattccttttttatttatttcagaTTTATCTTTTAGTGGCTGCGTCGTCGATGTGGATttggatgctgctgttgctgctgctggatgctgttTG gTTGCTCTGCCGTGGCTGCGTCGTCGCAAAGGATtggatgctgttgctgattgctgcttctgtttgccGGCCGCTTGCAGGTAAGTGA